A stretch of Scheffersomyces stipitis CBS 6054 chromosome 2, complete sequence DNA encodes these proteins:
- the PAC1 gene encoding protein with possible role during mitosis produces MNRSQILTDRQQQELNKAILQYLEPMLTESSSDQEVYRSLQQILVPPSSSSSEAIVDNYLEKKWSTVLRLQRKIIDLENEVGTLRSIVDGQQSVSNGAASVISKDRINWLPNRASKSFPTQQNQLVMASVIHPVLPVIFGGCSDGSIIVWNIVNDDTSIPEKIIRAHTRSINKLAFSVEPADLSKDLTKSKTYIFASCSADLSIKIWDSSSYRHIRTLTGHDHTVSSVAFSQSNPDHLYSVSRDKTVKIWDLVNGYCVKSFTGHSEWVRDIDVASVNSQLSLNNMKVSAELGDFVVTCSNDQSVRVSHAESGAGLALLIGHTHVIEKVKFLPAVSNTILDKFLKENHAQFPSIPQELVSDEIFTTTLGYKYCISGGRDNLLKLWLIPPPTLIPHRSPLPAQHNNSQGWAIADLVGHQSWVKAIAIHPNGRFIFSGSDDKTIKVWDLANLNVTGSVKCVRTLSGHDGFINDLDFAAFNRDSGKEDKIKEDATEEESHQQLMKFIEGRMRCLFISGAADNSIKLWS; encoded by the coding sequence ATGAACCGGTCTCAGATTCTCACAGATCGACAGCAGCAAGAGCTCAACAAGGCAATTCTTCAGTATCTTGAACCTATGCTTACAGAATCAAGTTcagatcaagaagtatACAGAAGCCTTCAACAGATTCTTGTGCCGccgtcttcatcatcttcgGAAGCCATTGTAGACAACTAtttagagaagaaatggtCGACAGTGCTAAGACTTCAACGAAAAATCATTGACTTGGAGAACGAAGTAGGGACGTTGCGTTCTATTGTTGATGGTCAACAGTCTGTGCTGAACGGTGCAGCTTCAGTTATCAGTAAAGACAGAATCAACTGGCTCCCCAATCGAGCTTCGAAACTGTTTCCCACCCAGCAGAACCAGTTAGTTATGGCTTCGGTGATTCACCCTGTACTTCCTGTGATATTTGGGGGTTGTTCAGATGGATCTATAATAGTATGGAATATTGTCAATGACGATACCTCGATACCTGAAAAGATCATAAGGGCCCATACACGATCCATTAACAAATTAGCATTCTCGGTAGAGCCTGCAGACCTTTCGAAAGACTTGACTAAGTCAAAGACATATATCTTTGCCAGTTGCTCGGCGGACTTGTCCATCAAGATTTGGGATAGTTCTAGCTATAGGCACATCCGTACTTTGACAGGTCATGACCACAcagtttcttcagtagCTTTTTCTCAATCAAATCCCGACCATTTGTACTCTGTGTCTCGTGACAAAACCGTCAAGATATGGGATCTTGTCAATGGCTACTGTGTTAAGAGTTTCACCGGTCACAGTGAATGGGTTCGTGATATAGATGTAGCATCCGTGAATTCGCAGTTGAGTCTCAACAACATGAAAGTTTCAGCAGAACTCGGCGATTTCGTAGTTACTTGCTCTAACGATCAGTCAGTAAGAGTATCGCATGCTGAGTCTGGAGCTGGTTTGGCTCTTTTGATTGGGCACACGCATGTTATAGAAAAGGTCAAGTTTCTTCCTGCTGTATCAAACACTATTTTAGACAAGTTTCTTAAGGAAAATCATGCCCAATTTCCGTCGATTCCACAGGAGTTGGTTTCGGATGAGATTTTCACCACAACTCTTGGCTACAAGTATTGTATATCTGGAGGCAGGGACAACTTGCTAAAGCTCTGGCTCATTCCACCTCCAACTTTAATACCTCATCGCAGTCCTTTGCCAGCTCAGCACAACAACTCACAAGGCTGGGCTATCGCAGATTTGGTGGGGCACCAGTCGTGGGTGAAGGCTATAGCTATACATCCTAATGGTAGATTCATATTCAGTGGAAGTGATGACAAAACCATCAAAGTGTGGGACTTGGCCAATTTAAATGTTACAGGCTCTGTGAAATGTGTACGAACGTTGTCCGGCCATGATGGCTTCATCAACGATTTGGACTTTGCCGCGTTCAACAGAGATAGTGGTaaagaagacaaaatcaaagaagatgctacggaagaagaactgCATCAGcaattgatgaaatttATAGAAGGCAGGATGAGATGTTTATTCATCAGCGGTGCTGCCGATAATAGTATCAAGTTGTGGTCTTAA
- a CDS encoding predicted protein (go_funtion ubiquitin conjugating enzyme activity~go_process protein modification; ubiquitin cycle), translating to MLKIRQLQKKKQQEAELASGSASPSGSGSRTDSPAKVSGAQLRLQKDITELDLPKTIKVTFPDSSDFFNFNLQILPQQGFYKGGVFDFKVEINGNFPIDPPKIRCLNKIYHPNIDLEGNICLNILREDWSPVLNLNSVLIGLNFLFLEPNPNDPLNKEAANVLVKDKSQFKRNVSNSMRGGYIDQTYYDKVLNI from the coding sequence aTGTTGAAAATCAGACAGcttcagaaaaagaaacagCAGGAAGCTGAGCTAGCCTCTGGATCGGCATCTCCCTCTGGATCTGGCTCCAGGACCGATTCCCCAGCCAAAGTGTCTGGAGCTCAACTCCGACTCCAGAAGGACATAACTGAATTGGATCTTCCCAAGACTATTAAGGTGACTTTTCCCGATTCGagcgatttcttcaacttcaacttgcaAATCTTGCCCCAGCAAGGATTTTACAAAGGAGGAGtatttgatttcaaagtaGAAATCAATGGCAACTTCCCCATAGATCCTCCCAAAATACGGTGTTTGAATAAAATCTACCATCCCAACATCGACTTAGAGGGAAATATCTGTTTGAACATTTTACGTGAAGATTGGTCTCCagtgttgaacttgaactctGTCTTGATAGGACTCAACTTTTTGTTCCTCGAGCCTAATCCTAACGATCCTTTGAACAAGGAGGCTGCGAACGTCTTGGTAAAGGATAAAAGCCAGTTCAAGAGAAACGTCTCCAACTCCATGAGAGGAGGCTACATAGACCAGACGTACTACGACAAGGTTTTGAACATCTAG
- a CDS encoding predicted protein (go_funtion molecular function unknown), producing the protein MSHHGKPPPPHLNPARLKTALKMAISKSKFIQEKKSALTKQQRRQLADLLKVGKESSATIRVENIIRDDIYIELLELIELYCELLLARISIILDPARTTCDASLIEAVQSLIYAAPHTELNELTSIREILVYKYGPDFGRAAKENTDNFVPAKIVTRCQVEPPPEKLVTLYLCEIAKAYEAPYSKLQEYLDELAVEEKDDKDDDDNDEGGSGGIKVPNEPIAETTDEPGITKPAGAKPVSAAKKQQSEFDDLKARFAALKGVGP; encoded by the coding sequence ATGTCACATCACGGAAAGCCTCCTCCGCCACATTTGAACCCTGCTCGTCTCAAGACAGCTTTGAAAATGGCGATATCCAAGCTGAAGTTCATCCAGGAAAAGAAACTGGCTCTCACCAAGCAACAGCGTAGACAGTTAGcagacttgttgaaggttGGAAAGGAACTGAGTGCCACAATTAGAGTGGAGAACATTATCCGGGATGATATTTATATTGAATTGCTTGAGCTTATCGAATTGTATTGTGAATTGCTCTTGGCTAGAATCTCCATCATCTTGGATCCTGCTAGAACTACCTGCGATGCCAGTCTTATAGAAGCTGTACAATCTCTTATCTATGCTGCGCCACATACTGAACTCAACGAGTTGACTTCCATTCGTGAGATATTGGTCTACAAATACGGACCTGATTTCGGACGTGCAGCAAAAGAGAACACCGACAATTTTGTCCCAGCCAAGATCGTCACCAGATGTCAAGTTGAGCCCCCACCAGAGAAGTTGGTCACTTTGTACTTGTGTGAAATAGCGAAAGCATACGAAGCTCCGTATTCGAAGTTGCAGGAATATTTGGACGAACTAGCCgtcgaagaaaaggatgataaagatgatgatgataatGATGAAGGAGGTAGTGGTGGAATCAAGGTCCCTAATGAGCCTATAGCCGAAACTACCGATGAACCAGGAATCACAAAGCCAGCTGGTGCCAAACCTGTTTCTGCCGCAAAGAAGCAGCAAAGTGAGTTCGATGATCTCAAGGCTCGTTTTGCTGCCTTGAAAGGCGTAGGTCCATAG
- the HRK1 gene encoding Hygromycin Resistance Kinase (go_funtion protein kinase activity; ATP binding~go_process protein amino acid phosphorylation): protein MPDKHKLKLFRKAEDDLTPSTSNHSSVGSRKFLGFHIGRHESGESLTSPTLTNSSDHQQTHYNNPATTIVSASGIHSPFAAGSGSGSGSLGSQPIVSPQPQVHASYLNKQDSNHTFMKSNSMVELKRFFKPSKKTTSNTRKHDYSNQLHSPPPMVSGKEIMGNALNSGHPSREPSSTSLATLINQTSSQLLHNASHHHSSGKDPFTDDNSPLVKKYGKMGKELGSGAGGSVRLITRPSDSKTFAVKEFRPRRSTETLKDYTRKCTAEYCIGSTLKHPNIIKTIDIIHENSRYFEIMEYAPIDFFAVVMSGEMSRQEINCCLKQILEGVSYLHNLGLAHRDLKLDNCVITDEGILKIIDFGSAVIFKYPYDQYGNNKDTIHPCHGIVGSDPYLAPEVLLSPNSYNPQPVDLWSIAIIYCCMTLKRFPWKIPNAEKDNSFKLYNLPDDNWHDYYLSNECHKLLLQQRKFKNMIVRSNKKKKMLADQESGENMEQSESVSGDAGSRAVAEAIVVDNAIGDADSDKFSNKESRKEKNLDNAEVLTEEQVQEVLAQLKEIDDKLEEYEKKKSDMKSAFVEQQNKLKSSSEAGEGSDVASGPEKELSPGPGSSSSATKKKPQHKQIHGPYRLMRLLPHASRPIVHKMLQVDPRKRATLEEIMNDEWIREIKCCTLKKVARSADNVGVNFDEDEDDVLVKGVPPHDHTIVLESQ from the exons TTCAGACCACCAACAGACTCACTACAACAACCCTG CTACGACTATTGTAAGTGCCAGTGGAATCCATTCTCCTTTTGCAGCgggctctggctctggctctggctcgCTCGGATCTCAACCAATCGTTTCTCCACAGCCGCAAGTTCATGCCTCATATCTCAACAAACAGGACTCGAATCATACGTTCATGAAATCAAACTCAATGGTTGAATTGAAACGTTTCTTCAAGCCAAGTAAGAAAACAACTTCTAATACTCGTAAGCATGATTACTCTAATCAACTCCACTCACCACCTCCAATGGTTAGTGGTAAGGAAATTATGGGAAATGCTCTCAACAGCGGCCACCCAAGTCGTGAACCCTCTTCTACAAGTTTAGCTACGTTGATTAATCAGACGTCGTCGCAGTTGCTTCATAACGCTTCTCACCACCACTCTTCTGGAAAGGATCCCTTCACAGATGACAACTCGCCGCTTGTGAAAAAGTACGGTAAAATGGGCAAAGAGTTGGGAAGCGGTGCTGGTGGTTCTGTAAGGTTGATCACGAGACCATCTGATTCCAAAACTTTTGCTGTTAAAGAGTTCAGACCCCGTAGAAGTACTGAAACACTTAAGGATTACACCAGAAAGTGTACTGCCGAGTACTGTATCGGTTCTACATTGAAGCATCCCAACATTATCAAGACAATTGACATCATTCACGAGAACAGCAGGTACTTTGAAATCATGGAATATGCTccaattgacttctttgCTGTTGTGATGAGTGGAGAAATGTCACGACAAGAGATCAATTGTTGTCTCAAACAGATATTGGAAGGAGTCAGCTATTTGCATAACTTGGGATTGGCCCATCgtgatttgaagttggacaaTTGTGTGATAACCGATGAAGGTATTCTCAAGATTATTGACTTTGGTTCTGCTGTTATATTCAAGTACCCATACGATCAGTATGGCAACAACAAGGATACGATTCATCCTTGTCATGGAATAGTTGGATCTGATCCGTATTTGGCTCCTGAAGTGTTGTTAAGCCCCAACTCGTATAACCCTCAGCCTGTAGATCTCTGGTCAATTGCTATCATTTACTGTTGTATGACTCTTAAGCGTTTCCCTTGGAAGATTCCCAACGCTGAAAAGGACAACAGTTTCAAGCTCTACAATTTACCAGATGACAACTGGCACGACTACTACTTGTCAAATGAATGCCATAAGTTGTTACTTCAACAGAGgaagttcaagaacatGATAGTGAGACtgaataagaagaagaagatgttaGCAGACCAGGAAAGCGGAGAAAATATGGAACAATCTGAATCCGTTTCAGGAGATGCTGGGTCTCGC GCTGTTGCAGAagcaattgttgttgataacGCCATAGGAGACGCAGATTCAGATAAGTTCTCAAACAAAGAATCTCggaaagaaaagaatctTGATAATGCAGAGGTCTTGACGGAAGAGCAGGTTCAAGAAGTGCTTGCGCAGTTGAAAGAGATAGATGACAAGCTTGAGGAGtatgaaaagaaaaagtcagACATGAAATCAGCATTCGTAGAACAAcagaacaaattgaaatcttcttcagaagctGGCGAAGGTTCCGATGTAGCTTCGGGtccagagaaagaactcTCGCCGGGACCAGGCTCGTCGTCACTGGctaccaagaagaaaccacAACACAAGCAGATTCATGGACCATATAGATTGATGAGATTACTTCCCCATGCCTCTCGTCCTATCGTACACAAGATGCTCCAGGTAGACCCAAGAAAGAGAGCAACCTTGGAGGAGATCATGAATGATGAGTGGATCCGCGAGATAAAGTGTTGCacgttgaagaaagtagCCCGTAGTGCTGATAATGTAGGAGTCAActttgacgaagacgaagacgacgttTTAGTCAAAGGAGTTCCTCCACATGACCATACTATTGTGTTGGAAAGCCAGTGA